The [Clostridium] colinum genome includes the window ACTATTACTTTTTTACCTATATCTTCTATAGTAAACTTTTGTATTAAAGAATAAAACTTGTCTTTTTGTATAGTACCATCTAATATACTAACTTTTACATAGTCTTTTTCTTCTATAACTTCAACTATTTCACCTATAACTACACCTATTTTACTAGGATTATTACGTTCTTTAAATAAATTTGCTATGTAGTTAATATCACTCATATTAAAGCCTTTCTAGTTCAATATTTGTTTTATGTATACCACTTTCAATAGTATGATTACTTGATATAATATTAAATTTACCATTAATATTTATCTCTTTATTATTAATATTTAATACTCTACCTGCTTTTATAGTTATATCTCCTAAAAGCTCTAAAGATAAGGTTTCTTTAATTTTATTTAGCTCTTTTAACCTGTTATTAGCTATATTTGTAGCTTGATTTTTATCTTTTTGGTCCACACTTTCAATATGATGTAATAGCCCATATTTTTCTATATTTTTATTATCCTCTTTTGTAGCTATAACTCTTGCCTCTTTTTCATTTTGAGTAATTATAGTTACTTTATTTTTTAAATTTGCTATGCTATAACCTTTAGAAAAGTTTTGTCCTATTTCATCTAATACCTTTATACTTGCTACATTTACTGCCATTTTATAAGTTGGGTTTATAATTTTTGTACCTCTTTCAAATATATATAGCTTATCTTTTAAAACTTCTTTATAATATATTTTTCCTGTTTCTTTACTACATTGTTGTAGTATATCATCTATTATTTCTGCTATTGTATTTTCAAAATAAATATGATTTATATTAGTATTTAAAGTAGGAATTTCTCCTACATTTATACCTTGTTCACTACATATACTAGATATAGCTATTCTACCATTTATATTATTAAATTGTTTTATTACCTTTGATTTATTAAGATAAAAAGCAAAGTCAAAAGCGGTAAAACTTTCTTCAAATATGCCATTAATATTTTTATCAGTAATAATGCCTTGAAATAATGTTTTACCATTTTTACATAATAAAATTTTATCTCCACAGTCTATGAAAAATTTAATATATGCATTGTCTTTAGGTATAGAAAAATCTAATTGTACACCTAAAGTGTCAATACTATCACACCAAGTTATATTACCTACAAAGTCAGATATATTTATTTTTTCACTATTTTTTAATATAAAAAATGTAAAAATAATACCACCTACTTTTTAATTTTAGGAAATCTATATTCTTTTAAATCTAAAGAATACTGTATATCTCCTACTTTATCTACATAACAATTAAAACTTTCTACAGTATAAGCCATATTTGATATTTCTATGTTGTCATTATCAAGTAATATCATACGTACAGGCATTTTATTACTAGCATACTTATTAAAAAATGCTACATATATCCAACCGTCTTCTTTTGCTTTAGGTCTAATAAACCTATATTTTTTAGTAGGGAAAAAACAAGAAAAAGACACTGTTCTAAGTGATTTAATGCCTATTAAATTTAATTCTCCATTAATACTTTCAAATGTAGAGTTTTTATAACTTTGTGATAGTTCTGGCATATTCTCAGGTATTATAGGCAATGTTAATACTTGTTCATTATTGTTTGCACTAAATATAATATCCATAAAACCAACCTTTCCAATATAAAAAGGCTACTATTTTAATAATAGTAACCTAAATTTATAATTTTTTAATATTGACAGTATAAAAAATAAGTTTTATAATTATAATATAACTAGAATGCTTAAGCATTTAGTAAAAAAGGAGCAACTGTTTCAGTTGTTGCCCTGTTATTGTTACTATATAAAAAATAGAACAACCTAAAGGTCTGCCAACTTTTTTAGGTTGTTTTTTTGTTATTAATATACTACTACTGTATTATTTATAACAAGTAATGCTATTATACTAATAAAAAGTAAGAATCTAATTATTTTCATAGCATCACCCCCTTATGTAAGGGGCAACAACCTACTACAGTTACTCCGACACAAAGTGTCAAAATAATTATATCATAAATATTTAAATATTTTCAATAGCTAATTTTAATTTATGTGAAAAAGCACTTATAATATCATCAACATTATTAGGATTATATACATTTACCGTAATATTTATATTGTTACTGTTATTTTTATCAAGTAACTTTTGTGATTTATCAGGGGGTATAACTTTAGTACCATTAGGAAGGTCAAGGATTTCTCCTCTACCACCTTCATTAATCATAGCAGGCCCGCCTCTATGATAACTTGTACCTGTTGCATAGTTTGGCATTTTTAAAGGTATAGTAGGAATATCAAAGCCGTACGATTTACCACCTATAATAGGTACCCAGTCAGGTACATTTATTTTCAAACCATTAATTTTCTCTATTACCCCGTTTATTCCTTTTGCAAAAAAATTAAATACCCCTTGAAAAATTTGTTTAATAAAGTTTCCTGCTGTTGAGCACCCATTTTTTAATGATTCCCAAAATTTTATGGCATATTCTTTAAGTTCCAAAAATTTTTGTTTAATTTCATCTATCTTTATTTGTAATTTATCCCAATTTTTAATAAGTATCATTACTAAAACTATAATAGCTGTAATAACAATTCCCATAAAATTTGCTTTACTTATAGTATTAAATAGTTTTTGTGCTCCAGTTAAAAGGTTTACTTTTTTAGTTAAAATAGATACTACGGTTGATAAAAATATTTTGGCTTTAGCAACACCCATAGTTAATGCTTGCCATTTAGCAAAAAATAATGATTTTGTAGCTATAATACTATTCCAAATTACTGTTTTCTTTTGCCAAAGTGTTAATATAGATAAACTTATTATAATACCTTGTATTGCAGGTATTATAAGCCTATTTATTATTTCACTATGTTCCTTCAAAAATTTATTTACTTTATTCCAATTTAAAATAAGTGCTACAATAGCACCAACAATAACGCCTATAACAAGTACCCAAGGGTTAGACCAAGCAGTTTTGTTAAATATTTTAGCAACAGTATTTACTATAGCTTGTTTTTTAGCCATTAAATCAAGTGCTATACTTGTTATATTAGATACTATACCCCAAGTTTTAACACCAGCTACTATACCTCCTACTATAGGCAATATCCAATTTAAGCTATCTAAAAAGCCTAAAACAAGATTAATAGCAGTTGGTATAAAATCTATTACATTTTTAAATATATTACCTAGCTTTTCTTTTATATTGTCAATAGTACCGTCCGCTTTCCACTCTGCAAACTTTTCTTTAACAATATCTACTAAGCCTCCAATATATTCAAAAACATCTTTTGCCCTAGCTAAAAAGCTATCAAATTTAGCCGATATTTTTTCAATAGTACCGTCTTGTTGCCATTGTATCATTTTATTAGCAACTTTTTCTACTATTCCTCTAAAACTATCAAGTAAAGACCCTGTACGAACCATACCATCGTCTGTTACACCTACTATTTTAGCCATTGAGTTTTTAAAAACTCCTGTAACAGTAGACCACATACCCTTTGTAGTTTTAGAAAGACTTTCTGCACCACCTTTATATCGTTTTTCCATTTCAGTAAATAAAAGTTCTGTTAATGCTAGTTGGTCCATTACTTGGCCTTTATTATTAAATACATTTCCAGATGTATCTAAATCTTCTAAAGTTTTTTTAGAAAGGCCAAATTCTTTTAGTCTTTCAAACTCTCCACTAGCTACTGCATCAATAACTGCCTCAACAGCTTGTATCATATCTTTAGATGTAGCCCCTGCCATATCTGCCGTTATACTAAGCCATTTTTTAGCCGATAGCCCCATACTTTCAAATTTAGCAGTAGCTTCTATTATCTGTCCAGTTTCAAATGGTGTTTTATTAGCAAAAGAAATTGCATCACGCATTAGTTGACTAGCTTTTTGTGTGTCTTTTGTAGCAGTTATCAATTGTACTTTGTAGGTTTCATAATCCATACCTTCAAAGATGCCTGCCCCTAAGCTAGCCACACCTAAAGTTCCACCTAAAAAACTAAACTTTTTTAACATATCCATACCTTTTTGTAAACCACGATAAGATATGCTAGCTAAAGACTTTGTTATATCTGTTGCTAATTGCTTAAAGTTCTTTTTTATTCTTTTTAAATCTTTAGCTATACTATTTTCAGCTTTTTTTACCATTTTTTTAAATTTTTCGTGATTTTTCGAAGTCGTGTCTGTAAAATCTTTCACGGTTGCTTTAGCATCTTTTAAAGGTTTAGAAAAGTTATCTTTTAATCTTAAAACTGTTTGTATAACTCTAGACTTGCCCATAAAACACCTCCTTTCTTAAAATTTTTATACTATTTATTATTATCTACTCCCCATTTTTTAGCCTCTAATTCTAATTCTCTTATCATCGTTTGCTTAAAAAATATTTTTTCTACAAAAGATAGATTTAATAAATAATCTAACTGATGACCCTTTGCAACAAAGTAACTATACATTGCAAATTCGCCATCAGTTTCAATTAGTTTTTTATTTCATCATCAACAGACGTTTGTGTCTTATCCGTCATACCGTGTAGGTCCATAATATGTGTGTATATTTTTTCCATTTCATCAAAATCAAACAACTCTCCTACAACTTCATAAGGTGTAGGTACGTTTAACTGCTCTTTTAAATTTCTTTCTTGTAATATAGGCACACTTTTATATATAGTTTCACACATCATATCATAACTAGATGTTGCTTCTGCATCATTATCTTTATACTTGTCAATTATTTCTAATATCTTTCTAGTTTTTATTTTTACTATTGGTATGCTACTATTAAGACTATCTATATCTAGTGTAGATAACCCCATTTTGTCTTGCCTACTTTTTCTATCTAATAAAGTTTCTAGTGTTAATTTTTTAAAATCTCCCATAAATTACCTCCTAAATACTATCAATTAAGTTATAATCTTCAAAGCTAAAAGGTACTTCCTCTTCCATTTTAGTTTTTACCTCAAAATTGAGTAACATAAATTCACTAAATGTTACATCTAATATTTCAACTCTTTCTGCCCCTAGGGCCTGAGGGTCTGCAAGTTTACCTACAAGTTTTATTTCTGGCATAGTACCTTTTTTAAAAGCCTCTGCAAGCATTTTAGTAACTGTACTATTAACTTTATTAACAGTTATAGTACCTTCCCCTGTCCAACCCATAAACTTTTTACCAGTAGTTAATTTACCTGCCATATTTATATCTTCGAACTCACCTGTTACCTTTGCCTCAAACTTTGTAACGTGCAACCATTCTTCATCATTTACCCATACAGAACCAAAAGTACCTGCTATAACATTTTGAGAACGTAATTTTGCCATTTATTCTAACCCCTTTCTACATATTGACAATAAATAATAAATCTTCCATAGCATTTAAAAATTTAACATTAGCTTGTAAATAAACATTTGTTCTAAATGTGTTATTTTTAACTTCTATATCATTCCAGTTTTGAGCCTCTATCTTTCCGTTGCTTACCCATATTTCTCTTTGCTTTTCTGTATCTATATAAACTATGTTTTTATAGTTAGGGTCCAATACTTCTTCCCTAGCTAAATCTCTAAAATATGAATTAACTGCACTGATAAATAAAACTTGATTATCATAAGAGTTTTTGAACCTACCTAAATATACCTTTTTAAAGGTATTTATTATATCTTCATAAATTAAATCCATAGCCTCAACAATAGCAATATATTTCATATCTTCAGTATGATTTTTATCATTTGTTTGTAAAGAGTTTACACCTCGTGATATTCTAACACCATCATCATCATTAATAAGCACTAGCTTACCTTTTCCAATAGCCTCGTTTATTTTGTCTGTATCTCCTATTTCTTGTACATTTTTTAAATCAGTTAAAACAGTGTATGTAACAGACATATCCATTCTACAACCTGCCAATACACCTAAAAGTCTTCCTAAATATTCATAACCTACAACAGTTGTACCATCTGTTTTTGTTACACTTTTATTAGCAAAATTTACAATATGCATATCATCGGCTTCTGCCTTTTCTAAATCATAACAAATAGCCTTTAACCTTTTAGTCCTTGTTTTATTTTCTAGTTTTACAAAATCAGCTAATTTTTTTTGCTCTTCTTTCGTTTCACCTATATAAGCTATCCAGTTTATCTCTTTATTTATAAAAGGCTTTATATCATCAAATGCTTTTCCATTAGGTATTTTTATAACAAATAATTTTTTTATATTTGTTATAAATACATCTTCTATTATTTTGTAATTTTTATCTGTATATTCTTCTTTATTAACTTCTGTAAAACCATTATATTCTTTTATTATTTTACTTTCTTCTGTTTCTTCTACATCAGGTAATACTTCTATTTCCTCTTCTCTAGATTTTTCTTTTTTTGCTTTAGTTTTTAGGCTTGTATTATCCTTTATAATAAGACAAGCAACTCCTCTGCTACTTCTTACAACAGCAGTATTAGCAAGCCCTTGAAATATTACTTGTACATTTGGTAACCCTATTGACATTTTATCAACTCCTTTTATTTTATAATAATATCCTCCATATAGTCTAAATTTTCTTCTATATCTTTTATTAAATTCATTTCTATATCACAAGTTAAAGATACATAGTCATCTCCTATGTCTAAACTATCCTCATATATTTGAAAGGATATATCTTCCCCTACCCTTATAGGCTTTTCCAACAATATATTTTTTAGAATTTCCGAAACTCTAAAACATTCTGTTTGATTTTCTTTTTCATTTTCGCAAACATATATTATTTCTAAAACTATATATAAAGTATCTATTTTTGTACTCATTTTTTCTGTTTTTATACTATCTATTTTTATAAAAAAACAGGGTAGATTATACCCTGCATCTATATCTGTGCTATTAACATCAATATCTTCAAATTCAGACTTTATAGTATATGTTATAGCTTTTATTATACTAGCTATCATTACCAACTAAACCCTTTCTCTAATAAATCATCTACAAGATTTTCACAGTCTTTATAAAATTTATTAGCATAGTCTTTTTCAAATTTAGTTAATACTTTTTTACCTTTTGCTTTACCTATAACCTTGCCACCTTTACCTTTTTTACCACCTCTTACAACGTCGTGTCCGTCTTCTATTAAGTGGGCGTGTGGGGCATTACTATATACCCTTACACCCCAAGTGTTATTATCATCTTTATATACTTTACCTTTTTTTATTCTGCTATGATAATTACCTGTTTTCTTCTTAACTTTAGCTCTAGCAATTTTAAGAGTTATTTTTTTAGCTTTATTACCTTGTTTATTTAAAAACTTTTTTATCTCTTTAGATGTTTCTTCATCATCTGTTTTAAATAAATCATTAGTTAAATTAGTTACTTTAAATTCATAATCTGCCATTATTCAACTACCAACTTACATATAGCTTCTATTCGGTCCTTATTTTTAAAGTTTGGTACAAAATAATCTATATTATACCTTTGATTTTTATATATAAAATACATATCCCTTGTTAAATCTTTTATACTATTTTCTCTTAATGTGAATTTAAAAGTATATTCTGCCCTGTCTGTTTCTGCTACATAATTATCTACTTTAGTAGATGTAGGCATAATATTTACCCATACACTTTTAAACAAAGCATATTTATACTCTGTTTGACCTAAGTCATTAATAACTTTTTGCTTTTTGTATACTTCTACTTTTTTATCTAGCTTTTCTACTAACATATTAATCTTCCTTTAATAGTTGTAATTGTAAAATTAAGCCATTTATTATCTTATTTGTATGTATAGCCTTATCTATTAAATAACTTCTTCTTTCATATAAATCTGCACATATAGTATATAGTAAAACTTTAAAGCTAGGCTTATCCATATCAATATAACCAATAGCATTTTTAATATATTCTTTGCCAGCTAGTATTATTGTATTTAACAAAGAATCATCATCATCAAAATCTATTCTCAAGTAATTTTTAATTTCTTCTAATTCCTCTTGCATATATAATCATCTACCTTTTTTAATCTTGTTTTTTAGATGCTTTAGATATGTCAACTTCACCTTTTACTAATGCATCTTCATCTATTACTTGTACATCAAGTCTTTCTCTAACCTTAATACCAATCATATCTTTCTCCCAAAGCTCACCAGCTTCGCTTGACATTTCAATAAATAGTTTTTCATAATCAAAAAGTGTAATAAATTCTTTTAAGTTACCAACATAAAAAGGCACTTTATTTGCATTAGTTTTTATTTGTTTGTTAGAAAAAACAATAACAGGGTATTTACCAAACAATAAATAGTCAAATTTTTGTGTAATATCTGGTTGTAAAATATATTGTCCTCTTTCATCTTTTAATTTGTCTAACCAATTAAAACCGTCTTGATTAGTTATTATTTGTGTACCATTTAAAATAGCAGGGTCTAGTTTAGTATTAATTATATCTTTTAGGCTATCTATATTAGTAATAGCTACCTTTGAACCATCTTTTTTATCATCAATAGCTTTTAAAATAAGATTATTTCTTGTTGTGATACCTTTTTTAGCTATCCATTTAGTAATATAACCTTTAATAGATGAAAATGTAGCTTGATAAAACTCTTTTGTAGCTTTTAAAATACCCCCTAATTTTTTTAGTTTATATGATATTTTCACAAATTCTGGCTTTGGCATATCTGGAAATACTGCTTCTTCATCTACCGCCTCAAAGCCTACTGTATCTGCATTTTTTTCTATAACTCTACTACCTTCTGTTTTATCTACCTTTTCTACATTTACAAGATTTTCTAAAGACTTAGTTTCTCTTCTTAACTCTCTTACTTTTGTAGAAATATCTTGAGGTACAAGCACTCCTTCATCTTCTGTTGTTTTAAGTGCATTTAAAATATTGCTAGGTACTTCCCTTTTTAAAGCAGTATTTTTAATAGCACTTAAAAAGGCTTGCTCTTCTGTTATTTTTTCATTGTTTTGTATAGGCTCTTTATTTATTACACTGTTTTTAATATCTTCTTTATCCTCTTCTAAATCATATAAAATATCTAATTTATCTTGTAACATCACAAGCTCTTCTTTTGCTTTTCTTGCTTCTTCTACTTTATCATCTTTTATATAATTTTGTACCTCTTGTTTTTTAATCTTAATTCCGTCTAATAATTCTTTAATCTCTTTATTCATATTTTTCCTCCTAAAATATACTTATTTTTTCTAAATCATCTAATATTTTTTGTTTCTCTTCTTCTAAACTGTTGTCTGTAGCCTTGTTTTCTACACTTTTAACGCTTTCTGGTGTGTTTTTATAACTTCCAAAATAGCTTGATACACAAGCCACCATATCATTTTTTGCCGCTAAAACTTTTATCTGAAAATAGTTTGCTATCTCTCCTCCAACAAGCCACGTTTCATTGTCCATTAATTCTGAAATATCTTCTTGTGATGATATTGACTTATCATTAAGTTTAGCCATATATACACTTAAAATAGCTTTTTTACAGTTTTCTAAAGCATCTATTTGCTCTTGCAAGCCTTTAGCATTATAATAGCCACATATAGCAGTTAAAGGATTATGTATCATCATCATACTATTTTCATAAGCATAAATGTCATCTCCTACTAAAGCTATAACACTAGCTATGCTACCTGCTAAACCATCTATATATACAATTTTTCTACCCTTATAAGTTTTTAAAAGATTATATATAGCAAGACCACCAAAAACAGAACCACCACCACTATTAATGTGTATTTCTATATTTTCACTATTTTCTAAATCTTTCAAAAAATTTACAATGTCTTTAGGACAAATATCTTCTGTTTCTTCTTCACATTTAAAAAAGCTATCCATTAATATGTCTCCATATATGTATAGCTTATTATTTTCTAGTTCTAAAGAACCTACAATATTGTTATTTTCATTTTTAAAATTAAACTTTTTAATTTGTATCACCACCTTTTTTATATTGCTGACCTACTTGTTCTATTGGTATATAATTACCATTCATCATAAGCTTGTCTCCGTGTTCTACACCGTTTAAATCTAGCTTACGTCTTGCCTCATTTGGTGTATATATTCCATTATTTACAAGTTTAGACAACATTTCTGCTTGTGTAGAGCTGTCTGTTCTTAAAAGCACCTTTTCGTTAAATTTAAAGAAATAACCCTCTTTAAGCTCTCTACTTAGCAATAATTTATAGTTTATTTCATCTTCATATTGTTTTAAAATAAACTGTAATGTATCTACATAAAAACTAATTTGTTGTGCCTCCGAACTATTATAGCTAGACTTTGAATAGTCATTTATCATATCTGGCTTAACTCCAAAAGCACTAGCTATTTGTAGGGCAGTATATTTTCTTATTTCTAAAAACTGTGCATCGGTTAATTTTATATCCAATGGTTGTAGCCTCATACCTGCGGGTATTGGTATAACCTTACCTGCATTTTTTATACCACTTGAAAATTCTGTAAGTCTTTTTACGAGTTGTTTTTTGGCTTTTTCATCTATATCTGGATCTACTGTTAAAGATAATCTAGCCGATACCCCATTTTCATTAAGTTCATTTAAAAATTTTTGACTTGATAAATTTGTATTTACTGTATCTTTTAAAATTTCCCTTACAGGCTTACCTGTTATACCATCAAAAGTAGCACTTGTTTTAAAGTGTAACACCTCGTCTTGATTAAAATAATATACTTGCTTTGTTATCCAGTCGGTATATTGGTATATTAATGTTCCATTTTCCAAAACATACACGTTAACACTGTTACTATCCATTATCCAAAAGTCCTTAATTTTAACTTCTCCACCATATTTTTTAGGTGTATATTCTTGCCTTATCCATACATAAGCATTGCCATAATGGTTACGGTTATTTTCAATGGTTGCCCAAAACATAGTAGGTGTCATAAGGTCATTAGGCTTATATTTTAATTTAAAACTTACATCTGTATCATCTGCTATAAATATGCCTTTGTCTGTTTTTTGATATAATTTTAAAGGCATTTTAGCAAGTGTTTCAGACAATAATTTTAAACAAGTAAAGTATGTAACTTCTTTGTATAAATCTTTTTCACTGTGAAAAATTTTAAGCCAATTATCATCATTGATTGGGCTATCTCTTTTAAAATTTATATTTATAAATTTATTAAATACATTTTTTAAAATAGTTTCACCTCCCTTTCAAATAGTTTAACAAAAAAATTTTACACACAAACTAAAAGTTTAACTGTTGAACACTTGTGTTTAATCTATTTTTAAAGAATTTGTTAAATGCCTTACTCCAAAAAATCATCTATTATAGCTAAGTAATCATCTATGTAATTTCCTCTGTCGTCTGTATGATAATAAGCTAATTTAAATGCACATAGTGTTGCGTCCACAGGGTCAACCCTACTTGTGCTTTTATCTTTGTCTATTTTAATAAAACCATTATTAGTTTTTATAATAGCATTAGCCATTGCATAGTTTAATACAGGGTTATATTCGCAAATAATATTACCACTGTATACCTCTTCTCTAAAGCCACTTGTACTTTCGTTTAATGATTTATGACTTTGATATACTTCTTCTACTGTGTAGCCTTTTTCACTACACTCAAGCATTAATTTAGATGCATTATGCATATCAAAACAAAAACATTCTATATTTAACCCTTTTTTGTTACAAAAATCTTCTACATATTTAAGTACAACATTTTGGTCAACTACAGGTGTATTAGTAATGGTAATGTATCCTCTTTCTACCCATAAATCGTAAGGTTGCTTGTCTTTTATAATTCTTTCCCTTAATTTTTCTACATTTGGTATAAATGAGTGGCTAAAAAGTATATATTTTTTTATTTTATCAATAGTTATAGGTATAATAAAACTAACTGATGTTAAATCTATTTTTGCCGACATATCAAAGCCTACATATACAGATTTATTATTAATATCCATGTCTATATAATCTACTGTACACGCTTTCCATTTAGCCATATTAATATAGCTATTTTCTCCAGCTTGCACCCACATATCTAAACATTTTGTTTTAAACACGTTCATTTTTTCTGGCATATCTTTAGCTACTTTGAAAAAAGCCTCTAAATCTTCCCTTCCTTTTTCATAACTACATCTTATAGGGTTTGCCTTTTCCCATATTTTAGGGTCTGTTATATCATCATCTATGTCTATGTCCAGTATATCGACAAAATACATGTCGTTTTGGGAAACTTCTTCTAAAACCTCAACACAATATTTAAATTCTTGAGTATAACAAGGCGAATTTAGGTCTACACCCGCCGTTGTTATTATCATACATATACCCTCTTTTACATTGGAACCTAAAAACAAGTCATAAAATTCTGTTGTAGGGTGTTGGTGGTATTCATCTATAACAAGTATAGCAGGATTTGTTCCATCTCCTTTTTTACCATCTTCTTTATTAAGTGCTCTTAAAAAACTACCTGTCTTTTTGTGTGTTATCTCTGCTTTTGTTATATTAAACCTTGTAGCTAAAGGACTGCCTCTTAATAGATTAATACACTCATTAAATATAATTTTAGATTGTTCTTTTTTAACACCTGCACAGTAGCATTCATACAACTCTTCATTTTTAGTGCTTTGAGTAGACATTTCATATAGTATACAACCTGCCTCCATTTGAGACTTTGCATTTTTACGTCCAACCATTATAAATGCATTTTTAAAGCGTTTATATCCTGTTTTTATATCTCTCCAACCATATATTTGACATAAATTAAATTTTTGCCATGCGGTTAGCTCAATAGGTTGTCCCGAAAGTATGCCTTTACTGTGTCTTAAATAGCTAAACCATTTAACTATTTTCTCTGCCTCTTCTTCGTCCCAATAAAAAAAGAAAGTATCATCACTTTCTATCCTATCAATATCTTTTAAAAATCTTTTACAAGCTAATTTATGCTTATATCCACTAACTATAACTCCATTAATACAGTCATTTGCATATTGTATAAGTTCATCAAGTATTTTTTTAGGTTTCTTTTTAGATATCTCCAAACACTTCATCTATACATTGCCTTTCTTTAGTTGTTTTTTGAACTGCTAACTTAAGCCTACTATCAATAGTTAGTCCACATAAACTTGCAAATCTTCTCATTTCGTCTGCATATTGTTTTTGTATTTTTATAAGTGGGTTTTCTACCATAGTATACGAACCATTTGGAAGTTGCTTTTTTATAGTTAAAACTCCACTTTCAACTATCTCACGAGTAGCTCTTATATAAAAAGAGTAGGCATTACAGTATCCAGCTATATTATTAATATCAAGATTTCCTATTACTTCTAAATTATTAAAATTTTTTATTATGCGTTTAAACTCTTTTTTTGCAATATTGTCTATAAGCCAACTAGGGGGCTTTTTTAAATCTTCTCGCCCAACTATTATAAGATTTTCTTGTTCTTCTTTTTCTTCAATTTCTTCTTTTGTAAGATGTTTAACCTGCATACTTGATAATTTTCTAGGTCTACCTATATAACCAACCTCCTTTTATATATTTTTACCGACTTTTTTTTGAGTATTGGGAATTTTGCGTACAGAAAAGGGGGAGTGCGGTCTACCATTTTTACCTTATATTTTATTTATACCCCCTATCCTATTTAAAATCCATATTAAACCTTTTTATAAGATTAAATAATAATTGCTGTACCTTTTGCTTATCTTCAGTCCCTTTTTTCATTAAATTATGTATCTTTCTATGATTTTTCTCAGTTAAATAAATTAAATTAGATAAAGATAACCTTTTACTAAAGTCTTCATCTAAAGCTACTATATGATGTACAACCTGTCCTTTCTCAATTTTACCTAAAACATAATAACTGTATATATCTAAAT containing:
- a CDS encoding XkdQ/YqbQ family protein, whose amino-acid sequence is MDTLGVQLDFSIPKDNAYIKFFIDCGDKILLCKNGKTLFQGIITDKNINGIFEESFTAFDFAFYLNKSKVIKQFNNINGRIAISSICSEQGINVGEIPTLNTNINHIYFENTIAEIIDDILQQCSKETGKIYYKEVLKDKLYIFERGTKIINPTYKMAVNVASIKVLDEIGQNFSKGYSIANLKNKVTIITQNEKEARVIATKEDNKNIEKYGLLHHIESVDQKDKNQATNIANNRLKELNKIKETLSLELLGDITIKAGRVLNINNKEININGKFNIISSNHTIESGIHKTNIELERL
- a CDS encoding phage portal protein, which gives rise to MDIIFSANNNEQVLTLPIIPENMPELSQSYKNSTFESINGELNLIGIKSLRTVSFSCFFPTKKYRFIRPKAKEDGWIYVAFFNKYASNKMPVRMILLDNDNIEISNMAYTVESFNCYVDKVGDIQYSLDLKEYRFPKIKK
- a CDS encoding phage tail tube protein, producing MAKLRSQNVIAGTFGSVWVNDEEWLHVTKFEAKVTGEFEDINMAGKLTTGKKFMGWTGEGTITVNKVNSTVTKMLAEAFKKGTMPEIKLVGKLADPQALGAERVEILDVTFSEFMLLNFEVKTKMEEEVPFSFEDYNLIDSI
- a CDS encoding phage tail sheath C-terminal domain-containing protein; the encoded protein is MSIGLPNVQVIFQGLANTAVVRSSRGVACLIIKDNTSLKTKAKKEKSREEEIEVLPDVEETEESKIIKEYNGFTEVNKEEYTDKNYKIIEDVFITNIKKLFVIKIPNGKAFDDIKPFINKEINWIAYIGETKEEQKKLADFVKLENKTRTKRLKAICYDLEKAEADDMHIVNFANKSVTKTDGTTVVGYEYLGRLLGVLAGCRMDMSVTYTVLTDLKNVQEIGDTDKINEAIGKGKLVLINDDDGVRISRGVNSLQTNDKNHTEDMKYIAIVEAMDLIYEDIINTFKKVYLGRFKNSYDNQVLFISAVNSYFRDLAREEVLDPNYKNIVYIDTEKQREIWVSNGKIEAQNWNDIEVKNNTFRTNVYLQANVKFLNAMEDLLFIVNM
- a CDS encoding phage tail terminator family protein, whose product is MIASIIKAITYTIKSEFEDIDVNSTDIDAGYNLPCFFIKIDSIKTEKMSTKIDTLYIVLEIIYVCENEKENQTECFRVSEILKNILLEKPIRVGEDISFQIYEDSLDIGDDYVSLTCDIEMNLIKDIEENLDYMEDIIIK
- a CDS encoding HK97 gp10 family phage protein, giving the protein MADYEFKVTNLTNDLFKTDDEETSKEIKKFLNKQGNKAKKITLKIARAKVKKKTGNYHSRIKKGKVYKDDNNTWGVRVYSNAPHAHLIEDGHDVVRGGKKGKGGKVIGKAKGKKVLTKFEKDYANKFYKDCENLVDDLLEKGFSW
- a CDS encoding phage head closure protein, coding for MLVEKLDKKVEVYKKQKVINDLGQTEYKYALFKSVWVNIMPTSTKVDNYVAETDRAEYTFKFTLRENSIKDLTRDMYFIYKNQRYNIDYFVPNFKNKDRIEAICKLVVE
- a CDS encoding head-tail connector protein; translated protein: MQEELEEIKNYLRIDFDDDDSLLNTIILAGKEYIKNAIGYIDMDKPSFKVLLYTICADLYERRSYLIDKAIHTNKIINGLILQLQLLKED
- a CDS encoding phage major capsid protein — protein: MNKEIKELLDGIKIKKQEVQNYIKDDKVEEARKAKEELVMLQDKLDILYDLEEDKEDIKNSVINKEPIQNNEKITEEQAFLSAIKNTALKREVPSNILNALKTTEDEGVLVPQDISTKVRELRRETKSLENLVNVEKVDKTEGSRVIEKNADTVGFEAVDEEAVFPDMPKPEFVKISYKLKKLGGILKATKEFYQATFSSIKGYITKWIAKKGITTRNNLILKAIDDKKDGSKVAITNIDSLKDIINTKLDPAILNGTQIITNQDGFNWLDKLKDERGQYILQPDITQKFDYLLFGKYPVIVFSNKQIKTNANKVPFYVGNLKEFITLFDYEKLFIEMSSEAGELWEKDMIGIKVRERLDVQVIDEDALVKGEVDISKASKKQD